The genomic window ATCACCGGCAACCCGGCCGCGGCCAGGGCCGCGGCGGCGGCCGCCTCCAGGCCGCCGGTGGCCTCCATGACCACCCGGCGGGGCCGTCGCGGGGCCAGCCGCCCCGCCAGGGCGGCGTGGCCGGCGGGGTCGTTGTCGACGGCGAAGGGCGGCTCGTCGCCGATGGCGACGTCCAGCCTGGCCTTGGAGACGTCGATGCCGACGAAGGTCTCGGGGGTGGCGGGCTCCATGCGTCGCGGCTCCTGGTCGGTGGTCTCGGTCGTCGCCGCGGCTCGCCCTGCCTTGCTATGCGGCCTCGAGGGCCTCTCGACTGTCCGGGCTCCGCGCCGGGCTGTGTGGCGGGGCGGCGACCCTGGCTCTCCCGCGGCCTCGATGGGCCTGAGGGGTGTCGGTCTGCCGCCCCGTGGTCCCTTGCTATCAGTGCTCACCATCGCCCCCTTTTGCAATATACAAGGGAGAGGATGATGGCGCGGCCGCGCCATGGGGTTCGCTGACGGCTGCTCGGCGTGCCGCGCGTGGCCTCGCCGGGTGCGGGGCCTATCGGGGGGCCGCCCCGCTCGCCGACGCCGGGGCTTCGGGCCGGCTCGGCGCGGGGGCCGGCCCGCCCAGGAGCGGCAGCATCGCCTCCGCGTATCGCTTGCCGAGCTCGCGATAGCCGGCCGGGGTGAAGTGGAGGTGATCCCGGCGGGCCTGGCAGCCGGCGGAGGAGACGACGCGGGCGCCCGGGATGACCCGCGGCAGGCCGGCGATGATGGAGTTCATGCTCGCGCAGGCGCCGTGCTGGTCGGCGTTCACGAGCTCGCCCGCGAGCAGGGGGACCGATTCGGCCTTGAGGTCCAGGTCCTTGATCAGGTTTTCATAAATCGTCTTCACCTTCGCGGGCCATTGCTTGTCGTTGGTGTTGGACTCCCCCTGGTGCAGCAGGATCCCCTTGATGACGCCGTCCTTCTGGGCGAGCTTCCCCATCTCGACCAGGCGGGCGTAGGGATCCCCGCCATACTCCTTGATGATGTTGGCCATCCAGGGAGGCGCGGTGGACGCATAGGCCTTGAAGCCGCCCTTGTCGAACAGCTCGATCTTGCACCCGGCCACCGAGACGTTCACGACGCCCACCCGCACGTCCTTCGGGAGGCCGGCGACCAGCGTCCTGCCGAAGTAGTCGGCGGGGCAGAGGCCGGTCGAGGCCCGGCACAGCGGGGGGACGGCGGGGTACCAGCTCCCTCTCTTCCGGCCGAGCTTCGGGGCGTCGACCGCCGACAGGACCTCGAACCGCTCGACCGGGGATTTGTCCTGCGGCTCGATCCCCGGGAAGCCCTCCATGTTGGACTGGCCGAAGCAGAGGAAGATGTAGAATTTCGGGTCCGGCTCCCGGGCCGGGGCGTCCGCGGCCGCCGCGAGGGACAGCAGGGCCGCCATGAGGAAGGAAAATGGCTTCATGAGTCCGCGCGTGCCTCCTGGTTGGGGGCGGGAGGCGCCCGGGCCGTTGCCATTGAGGGGGAGCCCGGGGCCGCCTCGACGTCGCCAGGAGGGCCAGTCTAGCCGATCCGGGGGCCCGATCCCACCCGGGGGCATGGCGGCCGGCCTCCGGCGTCCGCGAGGGGGCGTCGGGCGATTTCGAGGCGGGCGCGGATGCGAGGCCCGGCGGGCGGGCCCCCTACGCGGGCTGCACGAAGCGCCGGGCGAAGTCCGGGATGCGGTCGCGCAGGAGGACGTGCCAGGAGTCGTTGAAGGACGCGAGGTGGAGGCCCAGCGGCTCGGCGAGCCGATCGAGGCTCTCCGCCGTGAAGAGCGAGACGTGGCCGTTGCGGGGGCCGACGTACCACCAGCCCAGGCCCTGAGAGTCGAGGTCCGGCGGCTGGAGCAGTGTGGTGAAGAGGACCATCCCCGGGTCGTCGAGCAGGCCGGCGATGTCCTCGAGCACCCGCCTGGGGTCGGTCGCGTGCTCCAGGACCTCGGTGCAGACGATGAGGTCGAACCGCCCCGCCGGCCTCTCGGCGAACGCCTCGACGAACGGGTCGTAGGTGCGGACCTCGCCGAACCCGCGCACGCGGAGGAGCTCCGCGAGGCGGCCACTGCCGCCGCCGTAGTCGAGCGTCCGCCGCGGCCGGTCCGCCGGGAACAGGACCGAGAGGTTGTCCGCGTTGATCCGCGGCCGCTCCTCGGGGTAGTCGGGGTCGACGCGGATGTAGTCGTCGTTGTAGATGTATCGCTTCAGGTCGTCGGCGGTGAATCCGTCGAAGTCGGTCGTGAAGAGGAACCGGCAGGACGGGCAGCGGTGATATTCGATGAGGATGCCGGACGGGGGGAAGACCTCCCGGCGGCGGGACTCGCAACTCTTGTGGAAGTCCACCCGCCCGAACGAGGGCGCGGGCCCTCCGCAGCACTTGCAGGCCGCGATCCGATCCATGACCGCTTCCATGACGCCCCCGCCCATGGAGACCCCCTTGCCAAGCCCGGCCGCACGCCCGGGGGGTATAACCCGGACCGCCGGGCGGCACAAGGTCGATCGTCGCGCGGCTGGGCGGGCGGATCGTCGCGCGTCCGCACCCGGGATCGATCCCGGGCCGGGCCTCGCCAGGCGGCCGGCGCGCGGGTACGATGCGGGGATGAGCTACGATGTCGTCCTGGAATCGGTGGAGCCGGGCTTCCACGGCCCGGTCGTGGCGGCGCTGCTGACGGCGAGCATCCCGAGCCGGACCGTCTGGCGGGAGTCGGGTGGGTTCCGCAACGCCACGACCGTCGGCCTGGGGCTGAACCCGGCGAAGGCCGAGCGGCGGGCCACGTCCTGCCCCTCGGTCGTGGCGAGGGGCGTCACCCTGGAGGATGCCGAGCACCTCAAGGCGTACCTCCAGGCCGGCCACTTCCCCGAGAAGGCGGAATGGCCGCGCCCGGAGCCCGGCCGGGCCTGCTGCGTGGTCGCCATCCGGCCCGCGGAGGAGAAGGCCTGACCGCGACCCGCCGCTTCGTTGACGGCCCCGGCCGGCATCGCCGATAATCCCGGCCCCGGCACGGCCCGCCGGGACGATCGCCGCGGGGGCCTCGGATGAGTCATGGGAATTGGTCGGCCCGAGGCGCCCGCGAGCCGGGCGCCGAGGCGGAGGTCCACCCGCGATGAGCACCGCCACCCCCCTCGCGTCGGACGACGGCCCCGCCCTCGACGAGGAGCGACGGCTCCGCGTCGAGCTCGCCGGCTGCTATCGGATCTTCGATCACCTCGGCTGGAGCGAGGTGATCATGAACCACATCACCGTCCGCGTGCCGGGCGAGGGGCACCACTTCCTCATCAACCCGTACGGCCTGCGGTACGACGAGGTCACGGCGTCGAACCTGGTCAAGATCGACACCGAGGGGAACGTGGTCGGCCGCTCCGAGTGGCCGGTCAATCCGGCGGGGTTCATCATCCACAGCGCGATCCATTCGTCGCGCGAGGACGCGATCTGCGTCATGCACACGCACACGACGGAGGCGCAGGCCGTCTCCGTCAAGCGGGGCGGGCTGAACCACAACTCGTTCTACGCCGCCCAGCTCCACGGCCGCGTCGGCTATCACACCTTCGAGGGCGTCACCGTGCACGACGAGGAGAAGCCGCGGCTCCTCGCCAGCCTGGGCCGGGCGAACACGGTGCTGGTGATGCGCAACCACGGCGTCCTGACCGTCGGCCGGAGCATCGCCGAGGCGTTCTGGAACATGTGGCGTTTCCAGCGCGCCGCGGAGGTGCAGGCGGCGCTCGCGGGCATGGAAGGCCCGGACGTCGAGGTCCCCGAGGCGGTCCGCCGCGACTGCGTCGCGGTCGGCGACAACTACGGGCCGAGCAGCGTCGCCGAGACGATCTTCCGGGCCCTTCTGCGGAAGGTCCGCCGGCTCGACCCCTCCTTCGAGGACTGACGCCGGCGCGGGGATGGATCGAGGCGGCCGCGTCGCGGAGCCCATCCGATGGCCGCCCGGGCCGCCCGCCCCGTCTCCCTCGGGCCGGGCCGGGCCTGCCCGCTCGGATCAGCCGCGGCGGCGGCGGGC from Aquisphaera giovannonii includes these protein-coding regions:
- a CDS encoding sialate O-acetylesterase yields the protein MKPFSFLMAALLSLAAAADAPAREPDPKFYIFLCFGQSNMEGFPGIEPQDKSPVERFEVLSAVDAPKLGRKRGSWYPAVPPLCRASTGLCPADYFGRTLVAGLPKDVRVGVVNVSVAGCKIELFDKGGFKAYASTAPPWMANIIKEYGGDPYARLVEMGKLAQKDGVIKGILLHQGESNTNDKQWPAKVKTIYENLIKDLDLKAESVPLLAGELVNADQHGACASMNSIIAGLPRVIPGARVVSSAGCQARRDHLHFTPAGYRELGKRYAEAMLPLLGGPAPAPSRPEAPASASGAAPR
- a CDS encoding class II aldolase/adducin family protein → MSTATPLASDDGPALDEERRLRVELAGCYRIFDHLGWSEVIMNHITVRVPGEGHHFLINPYGLRYDEVTASNLVKIDTEGNVVGRSEWPVNPAGFIIHSAIHSSREDAICVMHTHTTEAQAVSVKRGGLNHNSFYAAQLHGRVGYHTFEGVTVHDEEKPRLLASLGRANTVLVMRNHGVLTVGRSIAEAFWNMWRFQRAAEVQAALAGMEGPDVEVPEAVRRDCVAVGDNYGPSSVAETIFRALLRKVRRLDPSFED
- a CDS encoding class I SAM-dependent methyltransferase; the encoded protein is MDRIAACKCCGGPAPSFGRVDFHKSCESRRREVFPPSGILIEYHRCPSCRFLFTTDFDGFTADDLKRYIYNDDYIRVDPDYPEERPRINADNLSVLFPADRPRRTLDYGGGSGRLAELLRVRGFGEVRTYDPFVEAFAERPAGRFDLIVCTEVLEHATDPRRVLEDIAGLLDDPGMVLFTTLLQPPDLDSQGLGWWYVGPRNGHVSLFTAESLDRLAEPLGLHLASFNDSWHVLLRDRIPDFARRFVQPA